In the genome of Leptolyngbya subtilissima AS-A7, one region contains:
- the tatC gene encoding twin-arginine translocase subunit TatC has product MTPPTELESTTTETAILNGDTADLDEVPYDVEMSLFDHLEELRQRIFYSLIAVVLAIVVCFWQVRPIVSLLEVPAQGVKFLQLSPGEYFFVSFKVAGYSGLVAASPFILYQIVLFVLPGLTRRERRLVGPLVLGSSVLFFAGLLFAYVALIPAALNFFISYGADVVEQLWSIDRYFEFVLLLLFSTGLAFQIPILQMLLGLLGIVNSNQMLKGWRYVLLGAAVLGAVLTPSTDPVTQSLLAGAVLFLYFGGIGLVKAIGR; this is encoded by the coding sequence ATGACACCGCCCACCGAGCTTGAGAGCACCACCACCGAGACGGCCATCCTTAATGGTGACACCGCTGACCTCGACGAAGTGCCCTACGATGTCGAGATGTCGCTGTTTGACCACCTGGAAGAACTGCGGCAGCGCATTTTTTACAGCCTGATTGCCGTAGTGTTAGCTATCGTGGTCTGCTTCTGGCAGGTAAGGCCCATTGTCAGCCTGCTAGAGGTGCCGGCCCAAGGGGTGAAATTCTTGCAGCTGTCGCCAGGGGAGTACTTTTTTGTCTCCTTTAAGGTGGCGGGCTACAGCGGACTAGTAGCCGCCAGCCCATTTATCCTTTATCAGATAGTGCTGTTCGTGCTGCCGGGTCTGACTCGGCGGGAGCGTCGGCTAGTGGGGCCGCTGGTGCTGGGGTCGAGCGTATTATTTTTTGCCGGGCTGCTGTTTGCCTACGTAGCACTGATTCCGGCGGCGCTGAACTTCTTCATCAGCTATGGCGCCGATGTGGTCGAGCAGCTGTGGTCGATCGATCGCTACTTTGAGTTTGTGCTGCTGCTGCTGTTTAGCACTGGGTTGGCCTTTCAGATTCCAATTCTACAGATGCTGCTCGGGCTGCTCGGCATTGTCAACTCTAACCAAATGCTGAAAGGCTGGCGCTACGTCCTTTTGGGGGCAGCGGTGCTAGGGGCAGTGCTCACTCCTTCTACTGACCCAGTTACCCAAAGCCTGCTGGCGGGAGCGGTGCTGTTTCTCTACTTTGGCGGTATTGGGTTGGTGAAGGCGATCGGGCGATAG
- a CDS encoding DUF4115 domain-containing protein, with protein sequence MNVLPTPELVERVDTNGTAAPKPPSPSPSPRPQVSDRTPPAASSPAGRSSLPLVLSLAALAAILGLGAWGLFGRSNGPSQANNDNSGAETIPETANTGAVAPTPAETTTPAEEPAEAEDESSAPLEAPVVVSANLSDRSWLSVVADGENVYEGVAEEGFEETWTAETSLTLRTGNAGGVELSVNGDRAVVMGASGVVRTLTVTPDSGVESVESP encoded by the coding sequence GTGAATGTGCTACCGACCCCAGAGCTGGTCGAGCGGGTCGACACGAACGGCACTGCGGCACCGAAACCGCCTAGTCCTAGTCCTAGCCCTCGTCCTCAGGTGAGCGATCGCACCCCTCCAGCTGCCTCTAGCCCAGCGGGACGATCATCGCTGCCGCTAGTGCTGAGCCTAGCCGCTCTGGCAGCAATTTTGGGGTTGGGGGCCTGGGGGCTGTTTGGCCGCAGCAACGGGCCATCCCAAGCCAACAACGACAATTCAGGGGCGGAGACAATTCCTGAAACCGCCAATACTGGCGCTGTAGCCCCGACCCCAGCAGAGACTACGACACCGGCGGAGGAACCGGCGGAGGCCGAAGATGAATCGAGTGCCCCTCTAGAAGCACCTGTGGTAGTCAGCGCTAATCTGAGCGATCGCTCCTGGCTGAGTGTAGTGGCCGACGGTGAGAACGTTTACGAAGGCGTTGCCGAAGAGGGCTTTGAAGAGACCTGGACAGCCGAAACCAGCCTGACATTGAGAACGGGTAACGCTGGGGGGGTAGAGCTGTCTGTCAATGGCGATCGCGCTGTTGTGATGGGTGCCTCTGGAGTAGTTAGAACTCTCACCGTGACCCCTGATTCGGGGGTAGAGAGCGTTGAGTCTCCCTAA
- a CDS encoding YciI family protein: MAKYVMWGSYCEDVLEKRAPFRAAHLQGLQQQKDDGLLVALGPTTDNTKVFGIYEAESESAVRQLVEGDPYWQNGIWTEYKIYAWNQVF; this comes from the coding sequence ATGGCTAAATACGTGATGTGGGGCAGCTATTGTGAGGATGTGCTCGAAAAGCGTGCTCCCTTTCGAGCGGCGCATCTTCAGGGCTTGCAGCAGCAAAAAGACGACGGTCTGCTGGTAGCTTTAGGCCCAACCACTGACAACACCAAGGTGTTCGGCATTTACGAGGCTGAAAGCGAGTCTGCTGTGCGGCAGTTGGTAGAGGGCGACCCCTACTGGCAAAACGGCATTTGGACAGAGTACAAAATCTATGCCTGGAATCAGGTGTTCTAA
- a CDS encoding Mo-dependent nitrogenase C-terminal domain-containing protein produces MNRFLSSLRHGLHTVGQAPLDLFRPLRQWVSHLRVETPRRARKVAELIPAQCPFERDIVLLGRSVAHIPPLCKLNPLYNELVELRFRALCYLADECGEDISAYI; encoded by the coding sequence ATGAATCGCTTTCTATCTTCCCTTCGTCACGGGCTGCACACTGTAGGTCAAGCCCCCCTAGACCTGTTTCGTCCACTGCGCCAGTGGGTTAGCCACCTGCGAGTCGAGACCCCCCGCCGCGCCCGCAAGGTGGCAGAGTTGATCCCCGCCCAGTGCCCCTTTGAGCGCGACATTGTGCTGCTGGGTCGCTCGGTGGCTCACATTCCGCCCCTGTGCAAACTCAACCCCCTCTACAACGAACTGGTGGAGCTGCGATTTAGAGCCCTCTGCTACCTAGCCGACGAGTGCGGCGAAGACATTTCGGCCTACATCTAA
- the tadA gene encoding tRNA adenosine(34) deaminase TadA, whose amino-acid sequence MPDDLSSHDLPPHELADEITLRHQRWMLRAMELAEAAGAAGDVPVGAVVVGPEDRVLAEAGNRREQDQDPTAHAEVLALRQAAHQLGNWHLNECTLYVTLEPCPMCAGAIVLSRLGLLVYGTHDPKSGAVRSVLNLPDGPASNHRLRVVTGVLAEPCRQQLQQWFQQRRQEQRRPPLTMTPTELS is encoded by the coding sequence ATGCCCGACGACCTGTCCTCCCATGACCTGCCTCCCCACGAGCTGGCGGATGAGATTACACTGCGCCACCAGCGCTGGATGCTGCGGGCCATGGAACTGGCCGAGGCCGCTGGAGCTGCGGGGGATGTGCCAGTGGGGGCCGTAGTGGTTGGCCCTGAAGATAGAGTGCTGGCGGAGGCGGGCAATCGGCGAGAGCAAGATCAAGACCCCACCGCCCATGCCGAGGTGCTGGCGTTACGGCAGGCTGCGCACCAGTTGGGCAACTGGCATCTTAACGAGTGCACGCTCTACGTCACGCTTGAGCCCTGTCCGATGTGTGCTGGGGCAATTGTTTTGAGCCGCCTAGGGCTATTGGTGTACGGTACCCACGACCCCAAATCGGGAGCGGTGCGATCGGTGCTAAATCTGCCCGATGGGCCCGCCTCTAACCATCGGTTAAGGGTGGTGACCGGCGTTTTGGCCGAACCTTGTCGTCAGCAGCTGCAGCAATGGTTTCAGCAGCGCCGCCAAGAACAGCGCCGACCTCCTCTCACCATGACACCAACTGAACTGTCCTGA
- a CDS encoding lysophospholipid acyltransferase family protein produces the protein MKSSELPESSAGLVKGGAIAPAQSRCSPVLTPLAYFLGRHLVVPAYFGPITITGQHHVPTAGPVILAPTHRARWDSILLPYATGRAVTGRDLRFMVTADEVKGLQGWFIRRLGGFAVNVRRPTVASLRHGIELLLEGEMLVIYPEGGIRREDKIHGLKPGLARLAVQAEAARTGLGVQVLPVDLYYGAAYPGWRSSAQINIGAPLAVQTYLQGEDSPEALKAGAAQLTKDLKTCLESLVTARQASAAAQPFVLS, from the coding sequence ATGAAATCCTCTGAGCTTCCTGAATCGTCGGCTGGGTTGGTTAAGGGCGGGGCGATCGCCCCTGCCCAATCGCGCTGTTCGCCAGTGCTAACTCCCCTAGCCTATTTTCTCGGCCGCCACCTAGTGGTGCCCGCCTACTTTGGCCCCATCACTATTACCGGGCAGCACCATGTGCCTACTGCTGGGCCAGTGATTTTGGCCCCTACCCACCGGGCCCGGTGGGATTCGATTTTGCTGCCCTACGCTACCGGCCGAGCCGTTACCGGCCGCGACCTGCGCTTCATGGTTACCGCTGATGAGGTCAAGGGTCTTCAGGGATGGTTCATTCGGCGTTTAGGAGGGTTTGCGGTCAATGTGCGGCGACCCACGGTAGCCAGCCTGCGCCACGGCATTGAGTTGCTGCTGGAGGGCGAAATGCTGGTGATTTATCCCGAAGGTGGCATTCGTCGAGAAGACAAAATCCATGGCCTCAAGCCCGGCCTAGCTAGATTGGCGGTGCAGGCCGAGGCTGCTAGAACTGGCCTGGGAGTACAGGTGCTGCCAGTAGACCTTTACTATGGCGCAGCCTATCCAGGCTGGCGTAGCTCGGCTCAAATTAACATCGGCGCACCGTTGGCAGTCCAGACCTACCTCCAGGGTGAGGATTCTCCCGAAGCGCTCAAAGCCGGGGCTGCCCAGCTCACCAAAGATCTCAAGACTTGCTTAGAAAGCCTGGTCACTGCCCGCCAAGCCAGCGCCGCGGCGCAACCCTTCGTACTGTCCTAG
- a CDS encoding L-lactate dehydrogenase, which translates to MFDSLFTSNPLTDLQTDPLRPLKGVIIGAGQVGLACAYAMMIQNVLDEMVLVDINQDKLIGEVMDLEQGMSFVEPTLIKAGTMADAAGADVVVITAGAAQKEGETRLELVQKNVEILKKLIPDIVAHCPEAILLLVSNPVDVLTYAAWRLSGLPKSRVFGSGTVLDTGRFRYLLSRRLGIDPRSLHAYIIGEHGDSEVPFWSHANVCGTPLYHEGMADGDRQAMDEIFQQTKNAAYEIIRRKGYTNYAVGLAVTQIVQSIVRDQNRVLTVSCVVDEIFGVQDLCLSVPAVVGRTGVSRRLNMLLSPHEEELLQHSAQTLRGVIDQIEF; encoded by the coding sequence ATGTTTGATAGCCTTTTTACCTCCAATCCGCTGACCGACCTGCAAACCGACCCGCTACGACCCCTGAAGGGGGTGATTATAGGAGCTGGTCAGGTGGGGTTGGCCTGCGCCTACGCCATGATGATCCAAAATGTGTTGGATGAAATGGTGCTGGTGGACATCAACCAGGACAAGCTGATCGGCGAGGTAATGGATTTAGAACAGGGTATGTCCTTCGTCGAGCCGACGCTGATTAAGGCGGGCACTATGGCCGATGCTGCTGGGGCCGACGTGGTGGTGATCACCGCTGGGGCAGCCCAAAAAGAAGGCGAAACTCGCCTGGAGCTGGTGCAAAAAAACGTCGAAATTCTCAAAAAACTGATTCCCGATATTGTCGCCCACTGCCCCGAGGCCATTTTGCTGCTGGTGTCTAACCCCGTAGACGTGCTCACTTACGCCGCCTGGAGGCTGTCGGGACTGCCCAAGTCGCGGGTATTTGGCTCTGGGACAGTGCTAGACACGGGGCGGTTTCGGTATTTGCTATCGCGTCGCCTAGGCATTGACCCGCGCAGCTTGCATGCCTACATCATTGGCGAACACGGTGACAGTGAGGTGCCGTTTTGGAGTCATGCCAATGTCTGCGGCACCCCCCTCTACCATGAGGGGATGGCTGATGGCGATCGCCAGGCCATGGATGAGATTTTTCAGCAGACCAAAAACGCCGCCTACGAAATCATCCGCCGCAAAGGGTATACCAACTACGCAGTCGGTTTGGCGGTAACGCAGATTGTGCAGTCGATCGTGCGTGACCAAAACCGAGTGCTGACGGTGAGCTGCGTGGTTGACGAAATCTTTGGCGTTCAAGACCTGTGTTTGAGTGTGCCTGCGGTGGTAGGGCGCACTGGGGTAAGCCGGCGGTTGAATATGCTGCTTAGCCCCCATGAGGAGGAGCTGCTTCAGCACTCAGCTCAGACCCTGCGAGGTGTGATTGACCAGATTGAGTTTTAA
- a CDS encoding TMEM165/GDT1 family protein, producing the protein MDWNLLAVSFTAVFISELGDKSQLAAIALGGSSKSPRAVFLGTAAALLLASLLGVIVGEGTAQILPERLVKAVAAIGFALLAVKLLWPAASDD; encoded by the coding sequence ATGGACTGGAACCTCCTGGCCGTCAGCTTTACTGCCGTGTTCATCTCAGAGCTGGGGGATAAAAGCCAACTGGCGGCGATCGCCCTCGGCGGCAGCTCAAAGTCTCCCCGCGCCGTATTTTTAGGCACCGCCGCTGCCCTGCTGCTGGCCAGCTTGCTGGGGGTGATTGTGGGAGAAGGCACCGCCCAAATTTTGCCAGAACGATTGGTTAAAGCCGTTGCCGCCATTGGGTTTGCCCTGCTGGCCGTCAAGCTGCTGTGGCCCGCAGCCAGCGACGATTAA
- a CDS encoding TMEM165/GDT1 family protein, whose translation MSISSSLPPSSSAVEAKPSATLSRAAFWRVFGSTFITIFLAELGDKTQVTTLLMSAQSQAPWIVFLGAGTALISTSLIGVLLGQWLARRVSPATLDTAAGTMLIGITVCLLWDIVHL comes from the coding sequence GTGTCTATCTCTAGCTCTCTTCCCCCTTCTTCTAGCGCCGTCGAAGCCAAGCCTTCTGCTACCTTGAGTCGAGCGGCCTTTTGGCGGGTTTTTGGCTCTACGTTTATCACTATCTTTTTGGCTGAGCTGGGTGACAAAACCCAGGTGACTACGCTACTCATGAGCGCCCAGTCTCAGGCACCCTGGATCGTTTTCTTAGGTGCTGGCACTGCCTTGATCAGCACCAGCCTGATTGGCGTATTGCTAGGGCAGTGGCTAGCCCGCCGCGTTTCCCCTGCCACCTTAGACACCGCCGCTGGCACCATGCTCATCGGCATCACCGTCTGTCTCCTCTGGGACATCGTCCACCTCTAG
- a CDS encoding YkgJ family cysteine cluster protein: protein MATWQCVKSCGACCFLAPDERPDLDSYLEPDQLALYLSMVGEDGWCIHYDAGDRLCTIYADRPSFCRVTFSTFETMFGVEADELDDFAIDCCQEHITDIYGEASPEMERFNQAVGVEE, encoded by the coding sequence ATGGCCACCTGGCAATGTGTCAAATCCTGCGGGGCCTGCTGCTTCTTGGCCCCCGACGAGCGCCCCGACCTCGACTCCTATCTCGAGCCCGACCAGCTAGCGCTGTATCTGAGCATGGTGGGAGAAGACGGCTGGTGCATTCACTACGATGCGGGCGATCGCCTCTGCACCATCTACGCCGACCGACCAAGCTTTTGCCGAGTCACCTTTAGCACCTTCGAGACCATGTTTGGCGTTGAGGCCGACGAGCTCGACGACTTTGCGATCGACTGCTGCCAGGAGCATATTACCGATATTTATGGCGAAGCTAGCCCGGAGATGGAGCGGTTTAATCAGGCGGTAGGAGTAGAGGAGTGA
- the psb30 gene encoding photosystem II reaction center protein Ycf12/Psb30 yields the protein MSFLSSFLSNINFELIAQLTMLAMIVIAGPVIVFLLFLRGGDL from the coding sequence ATGAGCTTTCTGAGTAGTTTTTTGAGCAACATTAATTTCGAGCTCATTGCCCAGCTGACCATGCTTGCCATGATTGTCATCGCTGGCCCAGTGATCGTGTTTCTGCTGTTTTTGCGCGGCGGCGACCTCTAG
- the ispD gene encoding 2-C-methyl-D-erythritol 4-phosphate cytidylyltransferase gives MSPVHVLIPAAGSGRRMGADRNKVLLDLLGQPIIAWTLKAAAQADTVVWIGVICQAGDRPTLETIANSLNLRKPVAFIDGGTTRQESVYNGLQALPTEATRVLIHDGARCLSTPDLFDRCATALDTCPGLVAGVPVKDTIKIVDADQRVETTPDRQQLWAAQTPQGFDVALLKQCHQQGIEQGWSVTDDAALFEKCDLSVQVVPGEETNLKVTTPMDLAIAEFILKQRLG, from the coding sequence ATGTCCCCCGTTCATGTGCTTATCCCCGCCGCCGGCAGTGGTCGCCGCATGGGGGCCGATCGCAACAAAGTGCTCCTCGATCTGCTCGGTCAGCCAATCATCGCCTGGACTCTAAAAGCCGCCGCTCAAGCCGATACTGTGGTTTGGATCGGGGTGATTTGCCAGGCGGGCGATCGACCCACCCTAGAAACCATCGCCAATTCGCTGAACCTACGCAAACCAGTAGCCTTCATTGACGGCGGCACGACTCGCCAGGAGTCGGTCTATAACGGGCTACAAGCGCTACCCACCGAGGCTACCCGCGTGCTGATCCACGATGGCGCACGCTGCCTGTCCACCCCCGACCTGTTTGATCGCTGCGCCACTGCCCTAGATACCTGCCCCGGCTTAGTGGCAGGGGTGCCTGTCAAAGACACGATCAAAATTGTGGATGCCGACCAGCGCGTGGAAACCACCCCCGATCGCCAGCAGCTATGGGCCGCCCAAACCCCCCAGGGCTTTGATGTAGCTTTACTGAAGCAGTGCCATCAGCAGGGCATCGAGCAAGGCTGGAGCGTCACCGACGATGCCGCTCTGTTCGAGAAATGCGATCTGTCGGTGCAGGTGGTGCCCGGTGAAGAGACCAACCTCAAGGTGACGACGCCCATGGATTTGGCGATCGCAGAATTTATACTAAAACAGCGCCTGGGTTAG
- a CDS encoding glycosyltransferase family 9 protein, translating to MRVLALVPGETETQLSFFPVINQIKDSFENAEVSVVAAPSATAIYQLSKGVDEVVPYNFEASNSPADWANLLGIVRDREFDVALTLTDSWSIALLLWLSGVPTRLGYSGSANNLLLTSTAPRAAEIAHHGDLLKLINVTGTPPALTVNVPRKDLTAVDNLRQGNGLTNGYVLVYPGTTASGPTYPTESWIAILKDFQQRQPDMPLALLQTDDAAPQTAAIASAVPNLKVLRPETPGQTAALIAAANLLIAVEGYPLPLAIALNVYTLGLFSGNSQVQTITAGADRLVTLTSSTSTLADISPDQVLKKVWSEGA from the coding sequence ATGCGGGTACTGGCTCTTGTTCCAGGAGAAACGGAGACGCAGCTGAGCTTCTTTCCGGTCATCAATCAGATCAAGGATAGCTTCGAGAATGCTGAGGTATCAGTGGTTGCGGCTCCTAGCGCTACGGCTATTTACCAGCTCTCTAAGGGGGTTGACGAAGTTGTGCCCTACAACTTTGAGGCCAGCAACAGCCCTGCCGACTGGGCCAACCTGTTGGGGATTGTGCGCGATCGCGAGTTCGATGTTGCCCTCACCCTGACCGACTCCTGGTCCATTGCCCTGCTGCTGTGGCTGAGTGGTGTGCCCACTCGTTTGGGCTACAGCGGGTCTGCCAACAACTTGCTGCTAACCTCAACGGCTCCCCGCGCCGCTGAGATAGCTCACCACGGCGATCTGCTCAAGCTGATCAACGTTACCGGTACACCGCCTGCCCTCACCGTGAATGTACCCCGCAAAGACCTGACCGCCGTAGACAACCTGCGTCAGGGCAACGGGCTCACAAATGGCTATGTGTTGGTGTACCCCGGCACCACTGCTAGCGGCCCCACCTACCCCACTGAAAGCTGGATCGCCATCCTCAAAGACTTTCAGCAGCGCCAGCCCGATATGCCTCTGGCCTTGCTACAAACCGACGATGCGGCCCCTCAAACCGCTGCGATCGCCAGTGCCGTCCCTAATCTTAAGGTTTTGCGACCTGAAACCCCAGGACAGACGGCAGCATTGATTGCCGCCGCTAACCTATTGATAGCGGTAGAGGGATATCCTCTACCGCTGGCGATCGCCCTCAACGTCTACACCCTGGGGCTATTCTCTGGCAATAGCCAAGTCCAGACCATCACCGCAGGCGCAGATCGCTTGGTTACCCTAACCTCCTCCACCAGTACTTTGGCCGACATTTCCCCCGATCAGGTGCTTAAAAAAGTCTGGAGCGAGGGGGCATAA
- a CDS encoding ferritin-like domain-containing protein, with protein sequence MLQHYLFIGFSAIYYSQSTANPQRRPHLFASLALQEAEGSRTVAHIRSAKAAEIPLWLDEQMQRHVSDEVRHAQIFTKAVEREGYFIDLDSEAAQQSLSSVGESSMRRYHQVDDLAAAPLPHLLASVLLAEELGVRGFRCILKALPDHLTATRAALESVLKDEERHVQYLTDALRYFRATSVVEAYRRDIESKMFKDLGKVVEFVTKPAAGRPSLVQPGQKPELSLV encoded by the coding sequence ATGCTCCAGCACTATTTATTTATCGGCTTTAGCGCCATTTACTATAGCCAGAGCACCGCCAACCCCCAACGGCGGCCTCACCTGTTTGCCTCCTTAGCGTTGCAGGAGGCTGAAGGCAGTCGCACCGTCGCCCACATTCGCTCTGCCAAAGCCGCCGAGATCCCTCTCTGGCTTGATGAGCAGATGCAGCGCCACGTCAGCGATGAGGTGCGTCACGCTCAGATCTTTACTAAGGCTGTTGAGCGCGAGGGTTACTTTATCGACTTAGACAGCGAAGCTGCTCAGCAGTCGCTGTCTAGCGTGGGCGAGTCCTCCATGCGGCGCTATCACCAGGTTGATGATTTAGCGGCGGCTCCCTTGCCCCACCTTTTAGCCAGCGTGCTGCTAGCCGAAGAACTGGGGGTACGGGGCTTTCGCTGCATTCTTAAGGCTCTGCCTGACCACCTCACCGCCACTCGGGCGGCGCTCGAATCAGTGCTCAAGGATGAGGAACGCCATGTGCAGTACCTCACTGACGCGCTGCGCTACTTCCGCGCCACCTCAGTCGTCGAGGCTTATCGCCGTGACATCGAAAGCAAGATGTTCAAGGATTTGGGCAAAGTGGTGGAGTTTGTCACTAAGCCCGCTGCAGGCCGGCCCAGCCTGGTGCAGCCCGGTCAAAAGCCAGAGCTATCCCTGGTGTGA
- the glsA gene encoding glutaminase A — protein MTQVQAFLEQLYHEFKGVSEGRVASYIPELARANPDWFGISIVTLDGRTYEVGDVAQKFTIQSISKVFVYAMALEDYGREKLLKKVGVEPTGDPFNSLIRLDEDSKRPDNPMVNAGAIATTGLIPGKDPAERLNRLLAMFQRYVGDEVFVDVSTFISERSTGHRNRAMAHLMLNFGMIDQPIDEALDLYFQQCAVLVTAHDLAVMAATLANQGVNPVTGERAVGAEHVRDILSVMYTCGMYNFAGEWAFRVGIPAKSGVSGGILAVVPNQAGIAVFSPPLDSRGNSVRGLKVFEALSREYGFHLFDLSLGHCRFAQAIQPVDAVALDA, from the coding sequence ATGACCCAGGTTCAAGCGTTTTTGGAGCAGCTTTACCACGAGTTCAAGGGAGTTTCTGAAGGTCGAGTAGCGTCTTATATTCCCGAGCTGGCGCGGGCTAACCCCGACTGGTTTGGCATTAGCATTGTCACCCTCGACGGCCGCACCTACGAGGTCGGGGATGTGGCGCAAAAATTTACCATTCAATCGATTTCAAAGGTGTTTGTCTACGCCATGGCCCTGGAGGACTATGGCCGGGAAAAGCTGCTCAAAAAAGTGGGAGTGGAGCCCACTGGCGATCCATTTAATTCCTTAATTCGGCTGGATGAGGACTCTAAGCGCCCGGATAACCCAATGGTGAATGCGGGGGCGATCGCCACCACTGGCCTGATCCCGGGCAAAGACCCCGCAGAACGCCTCAACCGGCTGCTGGCCATGTTTCAGCGCTATGTTGGCGACGAGGTATTTGTCGATGTATCGACCTTCATATCGGAGCGATCGACTGGCCACCGCAACCGGGCTATGGCCCACCTGATGCTCAACTTCGGCATGATTGACCAACCCATCGATGAAGCGCTCGACCTGTACTTTCAGCAGTGTGCGGTGCTGGTTACGGCCCATGACTTGGCAGTGATGGCCGCCACTCTAGCTAACCAGGGTGTTAACCCCGTCACCGGGGAGCGGGCAGTGGGGGCCGAGCATGTGCGCGACATTCTCAGCGTTATGTATACCTGCGGCATGTATAACTTCGCTGGGGAGTGGGCTTTTCGGGTCGGTATTCCGGCCAAGAGTGGGGTCTCAGGCGGCATTCTCGCCGTTGTGCCAAACCAGGCTGGCATCGCCGTGTTTTCGCCTCCCCTCGACAGTCGCGGCAACAGCGTACGCGGGCTCAAGGTTTTTGAGGCTCTGTCCCGAGAATACGGGTTCCATCTATTTGATTTGTCCCTTGGCCACTGCCGCTTTGCCCAGGCTATTCAGCCCGTAGATGCCGTAGCCTTAGATGCTTAG
- a CDS encoding TIGR00730 family Rossman fold protein: MVALPSNLPSSLQADLAAVFEQLSHLEHGKLIRQVLETILRMMGREADRLDWKILNSALLDMEQGFQVFYPYRHTRKITIFGSARTGAISLDYQLAEKFAKQITELGFMVMTGAGGGIMEAGNAGAGAEQSFGLNIQLPFEQGANPVMEGDPKLINFKYFFTRKLFFLRESDALVLFPGGFGTQDEAFESLTLIQTGKADPMPVVMVDHPGGNYWQGWDSYIREHLLSRGLISPDDPSLYTITDNVDDACHAISSFYRVYHSCRYTSDRLIIRLKSDLPDGAVDLLNQEFGDVLAKGKIEKSAALAEEQKDATVALPRLVMHFNNRDFGRLHQLIWRLNDLGDHRPEAQHPEQK; the protein is encoded by the coding sequence ATGGTTGCGCTTCCCTCAAATTTACCCTCTAGCCTTCAGGCCGATTTGGCCGCGGTGTTTGAGCAATTGTCTCACTTAGAGCATGGCAAGCTCATTCGCCAGGTGCTAGAGACCATTCTGCGTATGATGGGACGGGAGGCAGACCGACTCGACTGGAAGATTTTGAATTCTGCTCTGCTGGATATGGAGCAGGGATTTCAGGTCTTTTACCCCTACCGGCATACCCGCAAAATTACTATCTTTGGCTCGGCTCGTACAGGGGCGATCAGCCTCGATTATCAACTAGCCGAGAAGTTTGCCAAGCAGATAACGGAGTTGGGCTTTATGGTTATGACCGGTGCTGGGGGCGGCATCATGGAGGCAGGTAATGCCGGAGCTGGTGCAGAGCAATCCTTTGGATTAAACATTCAGCTACCCTTTGAGCAAGGCGCTAACCCGGTGATGGAGGGCGACCCTAAGCTGATTAATTTCAAGTATTTCTTTACCCGCAAGCTGTTTTTCCTGCGCGAAAGCGATGCCCTGGTGCTGTTTCCGGGAGGGTTTGGCACCCAAGACGAAGCCTTTGAGTCACTAACGCTCATTCAGACTGGCAAGGCCGACCCCATGCCCGTTGTCATGGTCGATCATCCTGGCGGTAACTACTGGCAGGGGTGGGATAGCTACATTCGCGAGCACCTGCTGAGCCGAGGGCTGATTAGCCCCGACGACCCCAGCCTGTACACCATTACCGACAATGTCGATGACGCCTGCCATGCCATCAGCAGTTTTTATCGGGTATACCATTCCTGTCGCTATACCAGCGATCGCCTCATCATTCGTCTCAAGAGCGATCTCCCCGATGGCGCTGTCGACCTGCTTAACCAAGAATTTGGCGACGTTTTGGCCAAAGGAAAAATTGAAAAGTCAGCCGCCCTGGCCGAAGAGCAGAAAGACGCAACTGTCGCTTTGCCACGGTTAGTGATGCACTTTAACAACCGCGACTTTGGCAGGCTTCACCAGTTAATCTGGCGGCTCAACGACCTAGGCGACCATCGCCCTGAGGCTCAGCACCCTGAGCAGAAGTAG
- the trxA gene encoding thioredoxin, translating into MAAAQVTDSTFKQEVLESTVPVLVDFWAPWCGPCRMVAPVVEEISEQYDGQIKVVKVNTDENPSVASQYGIRSIPTLMIFKEGQRVDMVVGAVPKTTLANTLEKYL; encoded by the coding sequence ATGGCAGCCGCTCAGGTAACAGACTCTACGTTTAAGCAAGAAGTTCTTGAAAGTACCGTTCCCGTACTGGTTGATTTCTGGGCTCCCTGGTGTGGCCCTTGCCGTATGGTGGCTCCGGTAGTCGAAGAAATTTCTGAGCAGTACGACGGCCAAATTAAAGTCGTTAAGGTCAATACCGACGAGAATCCAAGTGTGGCCAGCCAGTATGGGATTCGCAGCATTCCCACTCTGATGATTTTCAAAGAGGGGCAGCGGGTTGACATGGTAGTGGGCGCCGTACCCAAAACCACCTTGGCAAACACCCTTGAGAAGTATCTCTAA